ATGGACGTCAAGCGAAGCGACATGCTGAAATGGGCCCAGAGTGCCCAGCTCAATGCAGGCAGCGAAGATTCTAAAGCCCTCGACAAACCCGTTGACGGCGTTAAAGTCGAAAACCGCTCGCAGGTCAGCCTCGACACCATGCGCAGCAAGGTCTTAAGCCTGCAGCAAGAGATTCGCGACCTGCAGACAGGTATTTCGATGCGCCAGATTCAGATCGGTTTTCTGAATCAGGTTAACGAAGGTTCTAGCTGGCAGAAAGAGCTGAAGCGCTTCATGAACGAGCAGTTTCCGAAGACGAGTATCGACCTGCGCGAAGGGCAAAATATGGATGAATTTCGCAGCGAAGCGGCGCAGATTGTGTCGAATCTGCGCAACAACCTCATCAAGAAAGAAATTCAGATTCAGAATATTCTCTCTGCCGGCATGTTTGAGCCCGCATCGGCTGACACAGAGCGTGATGTTGCCATCGACAATTCTAAAATCATGAAAGATTTTAGCGAAACGAAAGATATTTTCTCGAAACTGCGCCCAGAAGCCATACAGAGTCTGGTAAACTAGACGATCGAAATCCACACGAAAGACAAGCTGCGCGAAGTGCTCAGGGCCTGCGCGCTCGAGTTTAACGGTGCCGAAGCCCCGGTTGTACGCTGGTACGCAGAAGGCGACGCGGCCCGGCATCTGATCGAGGTGGCAAAACAGCGGGGCGTCAAGATTGAAACCGACCAAGAAGAATCGCTGTTGTTGACTCTAAAATCGGTCAAAGTCAATAGTGCGATACCCAAAGACATTTATCTTGCAGTTGCCCGAATTTATGCGTATCTTATCGCGGAGTGCGAAAAGCCACGAAAGTAGCCTTTTTTTGCGGACTCTTTACCCTTGGCCGATAAGCTAAGAGAGAACGCGTACGGGCGCCAGATTTTACTATTATGCTTGAAATTGCAGTGGCACATACCGAAACTTATATATGACCCGCTATCAGGTCAAACTTTTGCGCCCGGGCGTGTCTTTCACGAAACCGGTTTATATCGACCCGACGAACATGCTCGCCGCGGCGAACGTTATCGTTACGCAGAGTGACCTCGATCGCCTCAACAAGTGGAAAATCGAAGAGGTCTTGTCGGCGGGTGAACCCGTCTATGCCTCGAAGAAAGACGAAGCCGAGTTTATGGACGGGCAGCAGAAACTCGACATCAAGAATCTGAAAAAAGACCTGAAGAACCTGATCAAGCTCAAACCTTCGTTCAACAACCTCGCGGCTTCAACCGAGATTGTGCTCAAAAACTTTTACGAGCGCATCAACAGCAACAATAACCCGCAGTCTAATGAAGTGCGCAGCAAGGCTGAAGAAATTACCAATCTGGTTACCGATAATCCGCTGATTGTCATTTTTGTCGCAGAGTACATCGTCGACCCAAACGTCTACAAGCACGTTATTGGTTGCGCCATGTACGCGGCGCGGCTCGGGCTCGCGCTTGATTTTTCGCGGCCGAAGATAGTCGAAATGCTTTTTGCCATATTACTCATGGATGTCGGTATGCTCAAGGTACCGCAGACGATTCTTGACAAAGCTGAAAAGCTGAACGAGACCGAATTGCAGATTATACACGCGCATCCCGTGCATGGCTACCAGATGCTGACGCAGATTGCAAAAATTAAGAACACGATTGCGTCAGTCGCGCTGCAACACCAGGAACATTACGACGGGTCGGGTTACCCGCGAAAAATCAAGGGCGCAGAAATGTCAGAGTACACGCGCGTCGCTTCGATCATTGACTCGTTCAGCGCCATTATCTCGCGCAAGCCCTATCGCAAAAACCGTCTGCCTTACGACGCGATGAAAGAACTTCTGACGCTTGGCATCTATCGCTACGACCCTGTCTACCTGAAGACATTTCTTGACTCGCATGCAATTTACCCGCTGGGTTCAATCGTCGAGCTCTCTGACGGTTCTACGGGTATGGTCGTTTACGCTGTAAAAGGCAAGCCAATGCGCCCCGTCGTCTGGATTCTGCGTGACGCCAAGAACAACCGCCCGACGAAAGTGGAGTTTGCGCACCTGCTCTATGCGGCAGACAAATTCATTTCAAAAGCTAAATATCCCGAAGATGCCGATCTGAATCTCGACATGGAATACGAGCAGCTGATGAAGCAGCTCGTCTGAGAATTACTTTCCCTTCTTAGGTTTGGTTTCTTTCGCGGCTTTTTCAGCCTTCGATTTCACCATACCGAGTTCGCTGAAATTCGTCAGCACCTTGTCGGCGAGGCCGTATTCGACTGCACCTTTGCCGTCGAGATAGTAGTCGCGGTCGGTGTCTTTTTCAATACGTGACAGCGGCTGCCCGGTGGTCTCTGCCAGAATGCGATTGAGTTCTGCCCGGGTCTTCTTGATTTCTTCGGCGTGAATCTTGATGTCGATTGCGGGTGCGATAATCTGCCCGCTGATGAGCGGCTGGTGTATCATGACCTTCGCATGCTCGAATGCGTAACGATGGCCTTTTTCGCCTGCGGTGAGAAGAATAGCCCCCATCGAAGCTGCCATGCCCATGGTGATGGTATAAACCGGTGATGAGATCATGTTCATGACATCGTAAATTGCCATGCCCGAAGAAATCACTCCGCCTGGTGAATTGATGAAGAAATAAATTGGCTTACCTGGGTCGGTCGCCTCGAGAAACATCATGCGCTCGACGAGCATTTCAGCCGTTTTGTCAGTGACTGCCCCCCAGAGAAAAATCTGGCGCTTTTCAAGAAAACCTTCTGCCAAGCGCTCGCGCAGCGGCGCCGGGCGGTCTTCTTTTTTATTTTCGCCTTCTTCTTCGTCGAAGCGGATTTCAAACGGGTTGAGCTGCATACCTGCAATATACGATTTGCGTCACAGGACGGACAGAAATTTCTGCATCAGTATCGCATCGTCACCGTTGGCGTAATAGCGTTTGCGCCGCGCAAATTCGCTAAAACCGGCCTTTGCATAAAATCGAACGGCAGAGATATTTTGGGCTGCTACTTCGATGAGGCACCGCCCGCCCGAAATCTGCGACTCCGTTAAACGCAGAAGCTCGTTTGCGAGCCCGCGACGCCTGTGTGCAGTGAGCACACCAATTTTGTGGATCTCGTAATCATCGCCAGCCCGGGCAGCTGAACAAAACCCAACGGCAGAGCCATCGGTTATGGCAAGATAAATGGTCACGGCGTCTGATTGAATTTCAGATTGCCACTGTTCGTCTGAATACGCTGAAGAACCGAAAATTTGCGCATCGAGCCAAGCAATGACCGGTAGATCGCCGCGGGTGGCGACCCTTATCTCTGCGCCGATCAATAGTTTGAGAACAGCGCGTCGACGATCACCTTCTGCTCTTTGAGGCTCATGTCGCCGCAACGGCGCATGATGCGTATCGCATCGATCTTGCGGCCGCGTTTTGCGAGGGCTGCTATGTCTTTTTTTTCTTGCGGTGTTAGGTCGAGCCCTGAGAGTGTTGGCCGCTCATTGTTGTAGGCCGGTGTCTTGCACGGTTGTTTTTCAGGGACTGCAGGTTCTTGCGCTGCCAGGGCGACCGTCAACAGAACGAAAGCGAATAGGCTGCTCGGTTTCATACAAACTTTCTGATTATAAAGTTCGTGAATTGCAGCGCAGCGGCACTCACCATCAGCGTGCGCGCAGATTTAATCGTGAGACGATCGGTGAGCTTATCGGCCACCCAGAAAATGATGACGTTAAAGATGAAACTGACGAGCAGGCTAAAGAGCCCGAGCGAAATGAAGTTGAGTAGCTTTTTCACAATGACTAAGGTCGCAATATTGAGCACAGTCGCCGTACCGCCGAGCAAGAACCCGACAACCACATTCACCCCGACAAGAATCAGCGCCGCCACGGGAATCGCCCCGGCTTCGATATGAAAATCAGGCATCGCCTTATTGAGCGCGTAGAGCAGGAGGCAGAAAACCCCGAACATGACAATCAGTTGAATAAGCATGCGCTAAGGCCATTGCCCCCAATGCTATGGCAATCGATTTTAGCACCCGCCTGGTCACCAAGCCCCTCGATGTTAAAAAAGCGGAGTAAACCCGTGGTCGGTCTTGCTCGTCAGAATCTCGAATGCCGCGCGGTTGCGGGTGCTGAGCTTCGCCGTCAGCCCGATGCGGCTTTTTTCGGTTAAAGAGACCTCGCAAGCTGCGACTTTTGTGTTGAGACAGGTTTTGACATCACCCGGCGGGTTGTAATAGTTGAGCGCGACAAAGTCTTGCCTGTCGGCATAAATGCGCCCTTCGATTTTGAGATCCGCATTTTCGCCCGAAAAAGACCAGTCAAAGTAATCCACATTCGCTTTATTGCGAATTGCCTGCCAGTAGGTATTGAGCACATAATCGTTGCCCTTGTGGCGCAGGGTAATCGGTGTAAGATAAGGTGTCATGAGGGGCCCGAACTTGAGCTTCGCAGAGGCTACCTCAAGAAATGAATCGGGTTCGCCGTCGAAACCTGCAACCTGACCCCAGGCATATTCATCGGTATGCCGCGAGCCCCAGTTATGGTTTTGGCTGCCCTGCCACGCATCGATCGCATGCTTCTTGCCATTCACGACAAAGGTGCCGCTAAAGGTCACGAATGGCTGCGCGATCAAGAGCTTTGCCCGCGGCAGCGGTGCATCGTAAGAAGCGAGCGGCATCGGAAAAATCGGCTGGTTGTTCTTCGCGCCTTTGATCTGTTCGATAGAAAGATTCCACTCGATCTTGTTTTCACCGCGATTTTGCGCTGAACCTTTGAGCGAAGTGGAGTTCAGCGTCGCGCCGTCGAAATCCAAATCGAAATTGGTGTTTGAGTAGCGCGCGCCGGCCAGGGGAAACTCAGATTTCGCCGCCACCGGCGCTTTGCCCTTTTCAAACCAGATTGCCCAAAGCTCGCCCATGGGCTCTTTTATGCCGGCCCCCTTATCGTTCTGGTAGATCGTATAGCGTATCCAAAAAGCGGTGCCGCTTGCAGTGTCGTTCGCGCGCATAAAATAACTTTCATAATGGCCGCCGCTCTGCGCGCCGCGAAACCGGGTGAAGTTCGCCGTCGCCCTTGCTTTTTCGAGTTGTACCTGCATGCGCTCATTGTCTGACCGAGCGACAGCCCGTCCATTATTTTATGACACCTGTGTCATTATTTACGGATGCGGTGACGGGGTTTCCCTGAGCGCGGGTAAAAAGCCCTGCGTGAACGCAAAATAGAGGATTTCTTCGAGCTGCCAGGTAAGGCTGAGCCCCCGCTGTTGCAGCCTTTTCATGCCGCGCAGCGTTTTGATTGTCAGCGTTGCGCGGGTACCCTGCAGCTTCTCACCCCGCGGCCGCTGCACGCCCGACCGGGCAAGCCGGTGCCCGTGCGGACTCGTGTAATAAACGGGTTCAACCGCAAAATTGCGGTAGCGCTCGTTCTGCACCTTGTCAAAAAATCGGTCTGCGATAAATTCAAGCGAACGCACGCTGGGTAAATGCGCGAGCGCCCGGCGCGCGGGCGCAGACAGTGCAAAGGTCATTTCAATCGTTGCCATGGTATCTCCTCAAAGGGTGGCCCCTTAATGATTAAATACCCAAAAACGCCGATTTTTTCTCACGCCACAGAAAAAAAGTTAAAACTCTGACCGGGTTCTGCGCATTTTTTTTCGCATGAACCAGGCGGGCAAAAGCAGCACCAGCAATAACCATGAGGATGGCTCAGACATACGCGCCCGTTCGCCTGTATCGAGTTCATTTTTCGCGTTCAGCATCTTTTTGTGCAGCTCGCTGAGTTTCAGTCTTTGTGCTTCGGTTTCGAGTACAATGGAACCCGTCGCCGCATTGAGCACTCCGGTTTGCAGCGCAGCGACGACAGCACGGGGTCTCGAGCCGAAATCACCGAGCACGAATCTGTGGTGGTGGGCAGCACCGTCTATGGTGTTATTCTTCTCGCCGGCGACATTGGCTGCCACCAGGCGCGCTGCCGGCGCAAAATACCGGTCGCCGGCCTTACGCACCGGCAGCCGCAGCCGTGGCCTGTCAGCGCGAGGCTGCCCCGCAAAACTCCATGTTTGCGCTTTGCCGGCAGAGACCTGCAAGAAGCCGTCGCTATCACCGTAGTAGGGCATCAGATACGAGAGGTTGTGCCAATCGGCGAAAGGCGGTTGCTGCGTCAGCACGACAAAGACGGGATAGTCTGCCTTTGTCATCTGCTCATAAATGAGCGCACGCAGGGCCAACTCGAGAAAAAAACCCTCACGGTTCTCTGGGCAGGTAATGGCATTGCCCGGGCTCAAAGCCTGCGTCGTGATGCCCGAATTCACATAGCTGATGCGCGCACCTGCATTATTGAGACCGAGGTACCGGGCGGCGATTTCTGCGTCTTGAGCATAAGAAGTACCGGCATCGGCGCTGCAATCGACAATATAATGCAGGTATGGGGTACGGCTGCCGAGCTGATGAAGTTTTGCCGCCGGTAGCAGCGCATAATCACCCGTCGTTGCGGTTAACGGTGCCTGCAAATCTTTGCCCGCGAGATTCACGACCCGGCCACCGAGGTTCAGAGTTGCATCACCCGCATGCGTGAAGTGCAGCCTCACATCGCGAAAGCCAGCTGCTGGCACGGGAAATACCTTCCAGCGGAGCAAATTCGCTTTTTCGTAGTAGATAAGGCTTGGGTCGCGCATTCTTTCAGTAACGCGGTTGTAAACCCAAAGCGCCAGACTGCGCGTCGTGATTTGCGCGGGCACTTCGACGCCGTCAATCGTCAGCCAATGTTGTGACAGAAAAACATTGTCGGGCAGGTTGATATAGGTGTCGAGCTCTGCGTTGCGTGAGAGATCCTCATTTTTTATACGAATGCGCAACACTGTCTCAGCCATCATGCCTTTGTCATTTTTCTGCACGGTGACATCGGCAACGCGAACGCGCGTTACGCTCGCCGGCGGCTGCGCGGTTGCCCTGCGCTTTTCACCCAACAAGACGAGGCGCAGCTGGCTGCGCAATGCTTCAGAAATTTCAGCACCATCGAGAACTATATTGCGGTAAAGGCGATCGTAGATTGGTACACCGGCATCGTTCATAAACTGCCGTCCGGGTTTCGCCGCGCGCTTCTCGGTCAGCGCAATGATCTTGCGCGCATTCACGTTTGGCTGCTGGTTCACTGAGAGCGGCGCGTGTTGTACATACTCAATGGCGCGCACAAGCATCAGCCGGTCGAGGTAAGTGTCGGTGAGCACCAGCGCGGGCAGAAGCGAAAGACCTGCCACAGCAAGAGCGAATATTCTGGCGTTGGAATATTCAGCCTTCAGGGCCACGAAATCTTTTTTCAGACGCATTAGCTGCATCGCAGCCGCAAAATATGGTATGAGCAGCAAGAACCCAAGGCCGATGGCCGCGATGAGCAGCAATGCAAGCGGTACGTAGAGCAAGAAGACGACGCAAAAATAGAGCACAAAAACAAAACCTGAAAGCCGCGCCACCACGCAGAGCGTGAAGAGCGCTCTGTGCCGGCTGTCGGGCAAGAGATAGACAAGCGCATTGAAGGCGGCCAGCAGCCAGAATTCGGGCGCATTAAAATTACCGAGCACCATTTGGCTTTCGCGCGCAACGGGCCCGTAGGCATTGAGTAAGAGCCCCACGAGCGGCAACACACCTATGAAGACAAGCCGCAGCGACCAGTTGACGCCCGGCTCTGCCAGTTTCGCGGTGTGTTTTGAGGCAACATGCAAGAGCAGGCGCAGCATCACGAACGAAAATACTGTCGTGAGGCCAATGAGGTACATCTGCTGCAGATCTGCGCCGATGCCGGTCCCAAAGAAATTGCGAAACACATTAAACGAGATGTATGCCACAACGGGTAATGCAATCGCGGCAATAATGTTTGCTACGAGATTGCGCTGGCTCGAAATCTGAAAATGCGTTGCCAGATAAAACAACACAAAATAGAATATTGGTATAACCGCTGAAAAAATGAGCGTCATATAATCGCCTTGATCGAATATCCATTCTGCGACAGTAATCGATACGTGCACGTAGCGCAGGTAGAGATAAACGCCCGCAGCAACTGCAACGGCGAGGCTAATCAAGATTTTCACCGGCACAAGTTGCTGCCGCATCAAGTACCAGAAGCCGACCGCTGCTGCTGCGAAACCTGGCAACATCGTCAACAACAGGCCGACACTGAATCCCGATCTCTGTTGCATTGTCAGGTCGGGCCAGGCGATACTGAGCATCGATATAGCGCCAATAAGCGATACCAGGGAAGGCAAGGCCCCCGCGACGATGAGGCCGATGTTAAGGGTTCGATGGTTGTTGTGCATTTTTAATCCTATAGAGAAGCAGTGAATATGAAATTAAGAGAGACAGAAAGACCGCGATGCCCACAGCCTCGTGCAGCCACGCGCGCCCGATGGCGAACGGCTGCAGATTCAAAAAGATCGCGACCCGCAAGAAATTTGCCGCGAGCGTCACCGCGTAAACAGCGGCTGTCAGAAAACCCAGATGCAGCAATATACGCGCGGGCACCAGTTTGAATCGACTGGGCCAAGGCAGCGCCTCGGGAAAGAGCCAGGCAGTCGTGATCGCGGCGATCACGAAGAAATTGATACCGGCACAACTGAAATCAAGAAAGAAATCTGAAAAGTAAAATTGACCGGCACGCTCGTCATAACCTTCACCGGTGTATACAGAGAGCAGCAATGCAAGCGGATATAGAAACACACGGTGCACACCCACAGAGGCCGTCATCGCGGCCAATTTCACCGCGGCTGCAATCCCCAGCAAACCTACCGGCAAAAGCCACGCAGCGCAACGCATCGCAGGCGAACGTCGGGTCACGCGACCAACCTGCAAGCGCGATTTCGATTGCCGTCGTATGCTCGCGGCAGTCTTTCAGCCATGAAATATCAGACTCCGAAATATATCTGTGCGTTCATTTTTCTTCTGCTCGCGAGCTGCAGCAGCCTGCCGAAAGGCCAGCCAGGCGAAGCGGCCGAACAAATGACGCAGCGCATTCTGGCTGCCGCCGACTATGAAAAATGGAAAGCGACCAGCGCCGTGACGTTTGTTTTTCGCGGCGACGACCGCATTTTCTGGGACAAAAAGCGCAAACTCATCGAAGTGCAGTTCAAGAAAAATCTGGTTCAGTTCAGTGAAATCACCGGCAAGTCGCTCTGCTTTGAAGGCGAAAGACGCCTCACCGACGAATGTGGTGAACTCACGGCGGCGGCAGTGAAACGCTTCTACAACCACACGTATTGGCTGAACCCCGCTTTCCATATCGATACGCCCAATGCGGTTAGGGCAATCGCCGAAGAAAACAAACTGCTGGTGACCTTTAAATCGGGCGGTGCGACACCCGGCGACTCTTACCTGTTCACTACAGACGACGAGGGCAAACTCAGCGAGATGCGCATGTGGGTGTCGACTCTGCCTTTGAAGGGGGCACGCGCCACCTTCGCGAATTACCAGAAATCGGCAACGGGAGTGCGCGTCGCACTCGACCATAAGGTTGCTTCACTCGCAAACGTTAACCTCACCGAGTTGCAGATGTTTGCAGTTTACCCCGAAGCCGGTAAACCCGATAGGTTTCAGGGCCTGTTAGAGCTGACCGGCGGCCCCGGAAGCGAATCGCTTAACCGTAAGAAATAGTTTTACCGATCGGTAAAACTCACGGCGCCGGTATCACGGTGCACACGCACCGCCGGCTTCACATAGGCCTGAATCGTCTTGTATGGATAACTCTCGCGCGTTACATGATAGTAGTCGCCGAGAATCAGCACGTGATCGCGCGCTGGCTTTTCGCACCAGTGCTTGTCGATTCGGCTTTCGCAGCGCTGGCGAAAAACAGCCTCGAGGTGCGGCTTCGCAAGCCTCAAAGCTTCTGCCGCTGAGACACGCGACCGCGCAGTACTCTCATCGCCGGGCGCAACCATCTCGGGGCTCGCGCAGGCCTGAGCAAATACCACAAGCAAAAAAGACATGATGGCCCGCATGCGTATGCTAATCAGACCAAGAAGCCAGTCGGCGTCAATCGCAATACGGCGTCGCAGCGCTGCAGCAAAAGCGTCGAAAAATCAATTGTGGTCGACATGCCATAAATGTTAGCCCCGATGGGCTATGGGGCTCGCCTACGCCGACATTGAACTCAGTAACCCACGCCGCGATGACCTAAAATCGCTCAAAGTCAAGAGTCTCGTCGATACGGAGGCGGTGATGCTCTGCCTGCCTGAGCATCTGGTGACACAACTCGACCTCGATGAAAATGGTACACGCGACGTTTCGACCGCTGATGGCCGGTCTCACAAGGTGCCTTACGTCGGCCCGGTGAAGGTGAGGTTTGGCGACCGCCTTTGCTTTGTGGGCGCGCTGGTTATGGGCGACGAACCTTTGCTCGGCGCAGTGCCGATGGAAGATATGGACCTGGTCGTGCACCCGCTTTCGCGCACCTTGTCAGTTAACCCCGAAAGCCCGAATTTTCCCCACCACAAAATTAAGTAACCAGGCAAACCTGGCTGTCCCATAGCGAAATATACTTGCCGCCCCGCCCCGGCTATAATACCCTTTAACCGATGGATCTCGCATGCCTCATGCGCCCCCGAAAGCTCTGCCTCTGCAAAGGCGTGAGCAAACAAGATATCGAAGAGGCAGTTGCAGCCGGCGCCGACAACTTTCGCCAGCTGATCGCCAAAACCCACGCCACGACCGGCTGCGGCACATGTTACCGAGACGTCTACGCAGCATTTCGCGAAGCCCGCGAGCAGAAGGTATGTACCCTGACGGGCCAAATCGGCCTGAAATTTCCGTAGGTGACCGGGCGGGAGCTCGCGAAGCATAACACACAAGGCGCATTCTCTTGGCTATGCGAATTGCGATGCCGCCAAGCGCGGCAAATCAGCGCAAATTCGGGCGGCTTTGCGCCCCTCGCATAGCGAATCGCTTCGATTCGCGGAGGAATTTACTTTGATGAGCAGTTCGCATGGGCAAGATAATGCGCGTCGGCGAGTTCCCGCCTGGTCACTTAGGCAAGTTTCTGGCAAGGGCACAATTGCTTGCCCAAATGCGGTTTTTTGCCGTATAATAAGAAGAGACCGCGATAATGAGGATATCCCCCTTATACCCTGCTGCGGCTTTGTTGGCCGCCCTGACCGTATTTGCAGGTAACCTGCGCGCCAAAGAGATTCGGGAAAACCCGGTT
The sequence above is a segment of the Turneriella parva DSM 21527 genome. Coding sequences within it:
- a CDS encoding EscU/YscU/HrcU family type III secretion system export apparatus switch protein — encoded protein: MLRACALEFNGAEAPVVRWYAEGDAARHLIEVAKQRGVKIETDQEESLLLTLKSVKVNSAIPKDIYLAVARIYAYLIAECEKPRK
- a CDS encoding HD-GYP domain-containing protein, giving the protein MTRYQVKLLRPGVSFTKPVYIDPTNMLAAANVIVTQSDLDRLNKWKIEEVLSAGEPVYASKKDEAEFMDGQQKLDIKNLKKDLKNLIKLKPSFNNLAASTEIVLKNFYERINSNNNPQSNEVRSKAEEITNLVTDNPLIVIFVAEYIVDPNVYKHVIGCAMYAARLGLALDFSRPKIVEMLFAILLMDVGMLKVPQTILDKAEKLNETELQIIHAHPVHGYQMLTQIAKIKNTIASVALQHQEHYDGSGYPRKIKGAEMSEYTRVASIIDSFSAIISRKPYRKNRLPYDAMKELLTLGIYRYDPVYLKTFLDSHAIYPLGSIVELSDGSTGMVVYAVKGKPMRPVVWILRDAKNNRPTKVEFAHLLYAADKFISKAKYPEDADLNLDMEYEQLMKQLV
- a CDS encoding ClpP family protease, yielding MQLNPFEIRFDEEEGENKKEDRPAPLRERLAEGFLEKRQIFLWGAVTDKTAEMLVERMMFLEATDPGKPIYFFINSPGGVISSGMAIYDVMNMISSPVYTITMGMAASMGAILLTAGEKGHRYAFEHAKVMIHQPLISGQIIAPAIDIKIHAEEIKKTRAELNRILAETTGQPLSRIEKDTDRDYYLDGKGAVEYGLADKVLTNFSELGMVKSKAEKAAKETKPKKGK
- a CDS encoding GNAT family N-acetyltransferase — encoded protein: MIGAEIRVATRGDLPVIAWLDAQIFGSSAYSDEQWQSEIQSDAVTIYLAITDGSAVGFCSAARAGDDYEIHKIGVLTAHRRRGLANELLRLTESQISGGRCLIEVAAQNISAVRFYAKAGFSEFARRKRYYANGDDAILMQKFLSVL
- a CDS encoding MSEP-CTERM sorting domain-containing protein, whose translation is MHNNHRTLNIGLIVAGALPSLVSLIGAISMLSIAWPDLTMQQRSGFSVGLLLTMLPGFAAAAVGFWYLMRQQLVPVKILISLAVAVAAGVYLYLRYVHVSITVAEWIFDQGDYMTLIFSAVIPIFYFVLFYLATHFQISSQRNLVANIIAAIALPVVAYISFNVFRNFFGTGIGADLQQMYLIGLTTVFSFVMLRLLLHVASKHTAKLAEPGVNWSLRLVFIGVLPLVGLLLNAYGPVARESQMVLGNFNAPEFWLLAAFNALVYLLPDSRHRALFTLCVVARLSGFVFVLYFCVVFLLYVPLALLLIAAIGLGFLLLIPYFAAAMQLMRLKKDFVALKAEYSNARIFALAVAGLSLLPALVLTDTYLDRLMLVRAIEYVQHAPLSVNQQPNVNARKIIALTEKRAAKPGRQFMNDAGVPIYDRLYRNIVLDGAEISEALRSQLRLVLLGEKRRATAQPPASVTRVRVADVTVQKNDKGMMAETVLRIRIKNEDLSRNAELDTYINLPDNVFLSQHWLTIDGVEVPAQITTRSLALWVYNRVTERMRDPSLIYYEKANLLRWKVFPVPAAGFRDVRLHFTHAGDATLNLGGRVVNLAGKDLQAPLTATTGDYALLPAAKLHQLGSRTPYLHYIVDCSADAGTSYAQDAEIAARYLGLNNAGARISYVNSGITTQALSPGNAITCPENREGFFLELALRALIYEQMTKADYPVFVVLTQQPPFADWHNLSYLMPYYGDSDGFLQVSAGKAQTWSFAGQPRADRPRLRLPVRKAGDRYFAPAARLVAANVAGEKNNTIDGAAHHHRFVLGDFGSRPRAVVAALQTGVLNAATGSIVLETEAQRLKLSELHKKMLNAKNELDTGERARMSEPSSWLLLVLLLPAWFMRKKMRRTRSEF
- a CDS encoding clan AA aspartic protease — its product is MGLAYADIELSNPRRDDLKSLKVKSLVDTEAVMLCLPEHLVTQLDLDENGTRDVSTADGRSHKVPYVGPVKVRFGDRLCFVGALVMGDEPLLGAVPMEDMDLVVHPLSRTLSVNPESPNFPHHKIK
- a CDS encoding (2Fe-2S)-binding protein, whose product is MDLACLMRPRKLCLCKGVSKQDIEEAVAAGADNFRQLIAKTHATTGCGTCYRDVYAAFREAREQKVCTLTGQIGLKFP